The region ATGTTTCGATATTATAATGTAAAGTTACCGACATTTGTTCAATCtttttggattaaaaatattgtaatgtattattaatttttttttcttgatttactgttatataaattatttaaatattaatgaatgatGCTAAATGTAATGATGCTATtctaataaaagtatattaaaaggCATGCATTTGTTGTTATCTTTAGTAAACATTGAAATGCAGATAAATTGGGATGAAGAAGTAATAAAtgtcttaaatatatttttttcaaaattatctttgtcatttaataatttgtttcgtttattaactaaaaatatattactctaacaataattaatatagaaagGTTTTATGAATTGAGGTTTATAACAGAACATCaccgtttttaataaaaaaaaacctaaatgCTGTTCATTTAAAAAACTTAACCTTGTGattggatggagcatttcaacaatacttataaattgaaatgttttgcatttgaattgcttgcaattaaatttcattcattttttaaataatttgtttggatgagaaaattaaaataccttacatttcaatttcttgtttggaaaaaaattgaatttattgtgagataaaatttaattttaacaatatttatgttaggcttaattatgttttgagttcatgataaatttgaaaacccGACGATCAAGAAGGGCCCGACGACACGGACGGatccgacgacccggacgggctcgacgacctggACAGGTCTGACGACTCGGACGAGCCTTCCATaccgtcgggcccgtctgggtcgtcgggctcgtccagaTAATTTGACTCGTCCAAGTCGTTGGGCCTATTTGTGTCGTTGGGACCGTCcatgtcgtcgggcccgtctggatcgtcgggctTGACAGTTTGGAAGGGTCCGcccgggttgtcgggcccgtccaggtcgtcagaCCCGTctaggttgtcgggcccgtccgggtcgtcggacTCGATGGTTTGGAAGcgcccgtttgggtcatcgggcccgtccgggtcgtcggacccgtttGGATTTTCGGGTCgtagggcccgtccgggtcatcagGCTCttccgagtcgtcgggcccgtttgggtcgtcggacccgtttGGATTTTCGGGCCCGTCAGATCATTGGTCTTGTCTGGATAGTATGCTTCATCCAAGTCGTCGGACCAttctgggtcgtcaggcccgtccgggtcgaCGGACGGGCTCGTCTGGATCATCGAGCCCATTTAGGTCGTCGAACCCGTTTGGTTCGTCgtgcccgtttgggtcgtcgggcccgtcggGTTTGTTTGGGTCGTCGAacccgtctggatcgtcgagcccattcgggtcgttggacccgtctgggtcgtcgagcccattCGGGTCATTGGCCCTGTTTgagtcgtcggacccgtctgaATCATCGAGCCCATTCGGGTTGTCGGACCCGTCTGAATCGTCGGTCCCGTTTGTGTCATCGGGCCTACCAAAGagtctagaatgtgaggttgagtgagaagaatttcaaattccatcTATTTTGAGGGCATTtgaatttctattaatttagctaattgaaatccctcaaaaaaatgcttgcatttgaaatgctttttaatttttgtatccaaacaaaatatttcattacaaagaaatctaaatttttcaaaaaaatgaattacttcattaaaatgctctatccaaacacactctaaaTGTTTCATGCTTAATAAATTGGGTATGTTTTGGTGCTATCCATGCCACCACCTTGATAATGATGTCTTTCAAACTTTGACATGGTCAACAAGATATCACAAGCAAACAAAATTTCTctttttgataataatattcTTCCGCATTTactgttttatatataaaaaaatattccataatataaatgaattatcaaatatttattaattataatttgttttaaacatttaaaatgttattaaacctttatttattatgtaataatattacACGAAATAcatgttaataaaaaagaatttggtatgtaaaaaaatgtattttttaaatataaatttacttagCTAAATGATAAATGTTTGATTACTGATTCAGGAGTCCctgtcaaaaaaataaaaataaaaatgaataaaaacaaatgaaaacaagttaccatcctcaaattgttttttttttcattaaatagtAATGTCGGGAAACCAGTTTATTTCATAGGTTTATTTAATACTTAACCTTGTGTAAAAGTTTGACTTCGTACATAAGCCTattcaaaagattaattataaaatatctaaaaccGTGACGAAGCTTAATCTTCAAAGCGACAAAACTTCAGATGTGATAATTCATCATAAcgatgtaaattaaaaaaatttcaaactgGAAAGTCTAAATATATTAACTAATAGTTACCTTTATGTAAACAATAAATATGATACAACAcagcaaaatatatatttacaatttatcttagagtaaaatctttaaataaagCATAAATATATTCTTCAACACTTTCATAAGTTTAACTGTTTTTATGTACGTCAATTTGCATAATAATTTAAactacataattttaatttattataaaaatttaataaaatattattgtttatatttatttaaataaatcattatgttcaacataaaaaaaaatataattgaatgtCCTAAAACGTGATGTAAACTAAGTATAAATCGCTAAAAGTAGTCCAACGCATTTGTAACattcaaaacatatattttatccCAGCTTATAATAGAAcagaagttaaaaaaaataaaaaaacttcattaagattttatttccaaaatttgaataattctCCCTCCCTTAATTTATGTGTTggtgaaatttatatttatttatttattataatttgattatatttaaattaatataattcaactTAATGTATAAATAACATAACAAGTTACATTAATACTAactttaaaagtttatttttaatctaacacctacaaaaataatttttacttgtttgtaaggataaactttttttctttaaacaatgACTCTGATAGtatgttagaagtgagttttaagtctaactcaaccctacaaaattgacttgtaaggtgagatttgcacctcacttatatactataaaattgtcttatctctaattGATTTGGGACTTCTAACATTACTTGATACGTTTTGaagagaaaactaaaaaaaacaatataaagatgttcttaaaataaataattagggttaaacaagaaaaaaaagtgtagaATTATCTTTTAGAGTAATCTTTATATATGTTTACAAAACAATATGCATAATTTaagacaaaaattatatatttatataaaaaattggtaCCATTACAATACGCAAGAATATCCGCAAGTTTTACGGGTCATGAACTGATCCGAGTCTACAACGGGTTGGAAGAAGGGTCTGATTTGGACTGGGTCAACCCGGATTCGCTATTCGGATCCGATATCTTTGTTTCAGCTCCATTGGTCAACCCCAAGAGAACAGCGTCCGACATGGCACCCGTGTTGGGTATCAGAAGGTCGTAGTCGTTATCAGACAACGCGTCAGGGTCAATTTCCATCTCAGGGAAATCAGGTTCACCGGCGGCGACTGTTTCCTCGTTCTCCGGCGTGCCGGACTTCAACGACGTGGTAGAAAGCTCAGAAGTCGATGAACACGCGTTTTCTTTGATACCAGAAACAGTTTCGTTGGCTTCGGGTAAACGGGTCGGAGATGGCTTGGTTCGGGTGCTGCCGGCGAGGGAGTTCCGGTGAACGGGTTTGGCGTGTTTGTGTTCGCCGGTGTAGGTGACGATGAACGAGTTGGGTTCGGTGGTGCTTCGCTCCACTTGCTTTCTCGCAGCACAGCCTTTGCAGCTACTGCATCTGTAATAGTTCCTATGAAATAAAAACTCTTAGACTACGCTGAATGAGTTTTTCTTGTGATCAAAAACGGGATTCGAAGTGTAGTGTTTGTGAATATATTACTATGACCTGATGAGAGAATGTTTCATATACGTATATAAGGTGTTCGATTATTTGCTTACCTTGGATACGGAGAGCCTTTGATTGGTTTTTGACCATATTTTCGCCATGCCCATGAGTCTGCTGAGAGGTTGTCTGCGGTTACATGACGCACAATTTTCTTCTGGTGGTTCTTTCTGTGGAGAAAAACGGAAATTGATGTAAGATGTGGTGGGTTTATCGTATGGGGTATTCCgtatgggaaaaaagtttgagtTTTTCTGTTAATGTAATGAGATTGAGTAAAGTGCGTTTATTATCGGGAATTGAAATGGTTTACCTCTTTCTTGATCTGGGTGTTTGTGATTGCGTAGTTGGTGAAAGAATAGGACTTGTTTGGGATGCTCGAAGTTGAGGCAGATTTTGCTTCTGTAACTGTTGTTCTGGGGTTTGGGcttgatgttgttgttggtggtgcTGGTGTTGGAATCTGTCAAAAGCAGTAGTGGAGGGTGCTCCAATGGAGGTGTGATTTGTGGGAGCAGGAACAAGATGATGGTGATGACCTTGTTGTATATGCTGTTGTCCAATGAATCCCGCAACTTCAGAAAAAGTGGAATTGGGATTGATGCCAATAGCACTAGTGATAGTGCTAGAAatggtggaggtggtggtggtggggttGAAGTTTATTAGCAACTGGTGAAGCTCTTGAGACTCATTGGTCGGTGGCTGCACAAGATTGGGGAAAGAGAATGAGCCATTCTCGTGGCCGGAATCAAAGCAAGAGGTGGTGTTCGGAGATATAGAAGCGGCGGTGGAAGTCACGGTGGGTGGGTTTTGTGTGGTTGTGGTGGCAGTAAAGGTGGCAGCTTTACAACTTCTAACGATGGCAAAGAGATCCCAATCCTCATGAGTCATTTTTTGAAGAAAAGGTTGTGGTGGGTATGCCTAGAAATCCTCGCAGAACAAATCTGAGTTGTGTTTGTTTGGTTCTTCTGTTTCTGTTGTACCCGATGGAGACAACAACTGCTAGAGGGCAAAGGTGAAATTGCAGACACAGAGAATGGCGCTGACTTTTTGTATGAACcaaaagagaagagagagagaatgcTCTGGTGGAGCACTGACCCAGTTGagtaattgttaattatttatactgAGAAGAAAAATGGATTCTATAAGAAAAGGATAGAGATGAAAAGTCGATATGAAAGTGAGACTGTTttgttcttgagtttttaaTTCCCTCATGGatttagtgttttttattttagtttcgCAAGGTTTTTGCATTGACTTTGGTATAATGTCAAAGGGGACCCAACAAAAGGTGGGAGCAACCTAAGGAAGATGCTTCCTTTGTTAGATGCCTATGTTTATTGTCTATGTTAGGCCTACCACTTgcctattttttaataaagattgtatttttatattattgtcatatttatATACACAAGATTTAAAGTTTGTGTGTATTTAAGAAAAAACGTGTTGTCTTTACCTTACTCGAGCTGTGATTGGTGAGTGGAAGTGATGGAGGTAACGTAGCAGTGGCTGGCACGGTTTGAAAATTGCAGAAACAACGACCGTCATGTTTTTTTCTGCATGGTTGCCCTCAAACTGGGTCACACTCAGACACTACTCTATTTTGTACCCTCTGTATGCTGCGTGTTTAATAAgccttttaattttcttcatataatgtttataaagaattatatatgtttttttttcttcaaatgtgctttagatattttttttttggttttaataaatataaaaaattgtcttttgatttctgatttcttttgtattccatttCTTGCCATTGAATTGTCTACGTTGACTTGGCATGTCATTGTTTTATGAAAAACGTATCAAAGAATTTTCAAAGGAAAAAGCAAAAcataagacttttttttttaagtagaaAAGAAACTCACTTCTCCCTCCAGTTTGTCTCTTTTCCCTTTAtctttaaacaattttttccttAGATATCTATATTCTCTCGTTATTATTCACTTTGGAGTGTGAAGCTTTGTCACGGTTTTGCTCTTAAAAGACGTTTCAAAGGACGAAGGAAGAAAAGAGTATTTAAACTACGCTTGATCTTGACTCCTAAGTGAGTGGAATTTATTGGGTGTACCGGAACAATTGTGATTGTTTGGAATTCTAGGTCTTGATTTCATGTTGGGTGctataaaatgtatatttcaTGTGTAGGCTTTAAAAGGAACAAGTTTAAGTCATTACATGTATGATTTGGGGTCTGAAAATGGTGTTTTCGAGATCGTCAAATtaagctgaaattttaacaacGGGTCCTAGACACAGAGTTTGTTACTGTGATTGGTTAGATCTTGAGTTAGAGATCTGTAGTGAGCCTAGTTTTTCTTGTAAGTTGATTAGGTTGTTGACAACTTTAACCTTGTTTATTCGATGCATAACTTTTTCTACAATTGTCTAATTAGGTTGATTCTTTCTACATTGTGTTCTTAActcaattatctttaatttgaatgtaagaacgtaatttttgaaattttgtagaAGCtatagttttatttctaaagtctcaaacattttgtaaaatgtgttgttaagttgcAATGTAATATACAtgagaaagttttttttttaaggatagGAACTAGTTATTTCCAAAATGGACATATGTTGTATGATTTCTAATATGTGTTTCTAAATGCTTGTGTGATAATGTATAGACCCAATTGGAATTGTAGTATGTATGCCATGTGTGTGAATGTATCAAGCATGGGCCattgatttatttattgagATTGTTGGAAATATATGAGAAATATATGGTGCAATATACATCAAAAAGTTGTTTTGTTTAAAGGATGGAAACTAATTATTTCTAAAAGAGACATATGTTGTATGATTTCTAATATGTGTTTTCGAATGCTTGTGTGAGAATGTATAGACCCAATTGAAATTGTTGTATGTATGTCATGTGTGTGAATGTATCAAGCATGAgccattgatttctttgttgaGATTATTGGAATTATATGAGAAATCTATGATTGTTTGTTTTTCCTGTTTTTATGATATTAATTGTGAGCCTAATGATGTAGATGGGTTGTAAAGGGAAACAATAGTATGAATGGATAGATTATAAGGTATTTTCATGGGGAAAATCCTTTTGCTATATTTTCTTTATCGTATGCATGGATCAAGCAAGGAGATATCATGACACTATAATAATCATTCACACTCATATAAAGTAGAATgaattatgtggtgagagtagcaaaaGGTTATAGTCTGAGGGCAAGATAATGACCTAAGACCCAGAAGGGattaaccttgtgagtggtaggatGAAACCCATTGACAATGGCTGTGTAGAGTAGTAGTGGCCACCAAAATTGAATATGTCTAATGATTCTGACATTAAATGCATGTATCAGGATAATTGTGTCTAGAACAGTTTGATGATGCATATGTAAATATATCTAAatgcagtggcggaacttgaccaaaaattttaagggggccaaattatatttgttatatataaattattatttttaaattaaaaaaaattaatttcttttaattaaaaaaaattaatttttttacattttttttattcaaaataagcactcatgacaatagaatccaaacaatataacaataatatatatgaaagagtaacataaagtttatcatcaacaataatataaaaaaaacaaaagttaccttTATTCAGAGTGCTCTTTTACGCTCTTTCAATGACTTTCAGTACTTTCATCATGACCTCTAAAAGCACAAGCTTGAAGTGATAAAAAACGAACTGTGTCGATTGAAGTCTTGAGACGTAATTGattcttcaatatttggattctcatggagtttctcaattttagatgaagtagatgcatttttttcatcttcatcacaagccttcctcttgaaaaaaaaaatcaattcttttactctttatcataatttttctaatataaaattttcacctctcacctatttacaaaaagataaaattatgaatatcccaaattaaatcttaaaagcaagactcaatattttaagaaaactaataacttctaaatgattagcttcccttaccttagggtagattcctaatcttgttcttcccttacacaacttcaaagcctaaaatagctctatctacacaaagaagagtttgatcaacaattaaaggATGAGTTTATGATCTCTAAGAGatagagatatgcctagagcgtagaaaaacaacatataagagggaaacatattgcttcaaaaaaaaaaaaggaaaagatgaacttactcaaaagaaaaaattgttcgATCAAAAAAGTtccttaactcttcaattttgccgtagtgcaatttgattttgaaaataataaggaattgatggtgaaaattgagatggaaATAAAACGAGAGAAAGAAATGGAAGCACggaagagagaaaccaaataaaaaagtataagaaattataatagagaaaaaaatgtgatttttaaattttaaaaaagaattttcaaactaaattaatataaataaggtaataatatataaataaagtaataatatataaatatatttttttaaatatatagaaaataaaataaaataaaaatcaattaatataaataaagtaataatttatagatattattttttaaatatatagaaaataaagtaaaaaaaattgttggggACCGTGGCTCCCcctagggatggcaaaatgggCCTGGCCCGATGGGCCGGCCCGCCAGCCCGACTGAAAAAGTATGGGCCAGGCCAAGAATTTCAGCCCGCCAGCCCATGACAGCCCGGCCCGTCAAGCCCGCTGGCCCATCGGGCTAGCCCGCGggtcaaaacgggccagcccgcggCCCGTACCACTtactaaaacaaataaacacgtgccttatttttttctattatcccTCCTCCCTCACTACTGCGCGCGCCCCCCACCACCAAAAACCACAACTCTGCGACTCTTCTTCCTTCCCGATTCTCATCTCTGCGCCACACACACAGACTCGCTTCTCCTCCACCCACTCGCCGCTGGCCACCACGAAAGACGCTGGCCACCACATCGCCGCTGGCCATACCTTCTTCTCCTCCACCGTGAGTCACGGCGTGGCTGCCAGAAGCGAGAAAACAACGCCGTTGTATCTTTGGTTGTGTTACATAACAGACCACCCTGACTATTATTATAGTCACTATGCAGGTTATTGTTGTATTAATGCATATGTAGTACTATTACATTTATATACAGGACCtgatttaaaatatgattttggacAACAAAATGAACATATCAGGAAAAGGATGGCGGGCCAGCCCGCCAGCCCACGGGTTGGGCCCAAAAAAACAACCCGTTTTGCCTTatcgggccagcccggcccggtCCATTTAAAACGGGCCAAAAACgggccgggccaaaacgggtcgggatggcccgttttgacacccctaGCTCCCCCAGTCCCTTCATTCTTTCGCCACTGTCTGAAtgatgtgtgtatatatatacatatatcttTTCAGCAAGCTTATCCTTGTACTTGttggttgttgtgtttttttttcttttttttttttgtgatgatcaccaCCATTATACTGTGAGCAGATGAAGATGCACAGACACCTCTAAAGGATGAGTAAtcaatattttgaattgttaGATACAATGAGAATATGagttttaatgttttgttttaaagtcTTTGATTGATCTAGTAATAATTAAGGTTtgtttgtataaatgttatataaatgttacattattatagttttatctttaaaaggactatattaataatacttgattaatatgtttttccatattattatactattaaaatgaaatgttataaagataaaatatatgttttcaaaGGGACCATTTAAGAGTAAAAGTTTttcaaagagaaaaaataaaataaaatattttttagatatgtaaaagaataagaaattttattagaaatcaaattaactttttttggcatatttaagaattatatataaGCATAAATCTCATCGTATTAGTTTTgcacaaatataatattattaggaaggattttttcctttaaaattgagttaaattgattttgaattgactGTAATAAAAAATGCACAGTTAAATTATCTTGGTTTCATATTCTATATTAAACATGTGTTACGGTAGAAAATTGGGTTAAATTAATTGAGtgtaataaataatgtatactTAAATCATCTTGGTTTCATATTTTTCAGTAAAACATGTGTTACGGTAgagaaaatatgattttgaattatatattgtCAGACAATTGCAGCAATGTATACGATGTCTTGTTGTCAGAGGGAGGGAGTAGTTTGAgttcatataatttataattttcttttggtttttcttttattaatgtataagtTGCacccaataataataataatatatttaaaaataaaagtgatttaattaagacaaagtataaatattttattaattaaactataatatttataaataaaatttgcatCATTCTTAATAAACATTATCATGCCATATAATTCACTTAAACAAAATCACGTATCAATCAAGTACACAGattaattcattatatatttataaaaccaTTAATAGAAActagaaggaaagaaaataaaacaataattatatattgttcTCTTGAGtaaaaataagactaaaaaGCAAAGTTGACTTTGTTTTGAGCTT is a window of Vigna unguiculata cultivar IT97K-499-35 chromosome 4, ASM411807v1, whole genome shotgun sequence DNA encoding:
- the LOC114182292 gene encoding probable WRKY transcription factor 27 isoform X2 is translated as MTHEDWDLFAIVRSCKAATFTATTTTQNPPTVTSTAASISPNTTSCFDSGHENGSFSFPNLVQPPTNESQELHQLLINFNPTTTTSTISSTITSAIGINPNSTFSEVAGFIGQQHIQQGHHHHLVPAPTNHTSIGAPSTTAFDRFQHQHHQQQHQAQTPEQQLQKQNLPQLRASQTSPILSPTTQSQTPRSRKRKNHQKKIVRHVTADNLSADSWAWRKYGQKPIKGSPYPRCSSCKGCAARKQVERSTTEPNSFIVTYTGEHKHAKPVHRNSLAGSTRTKPSPTRLPEANETVSGIKENACSSTSELSTTSLKSGTPENEETVAAGEPDFPEMEIDPDALSDNDYDLLIPNTGAMSDAVLLGLTNGAETKISDPNSESGLTQSKSDPSSNPL
- the LOC114182292 gene encoding probable WRKY transcription factor 27 isoform X1, with the translated sequence MTHEDWDLFAIVRSCKAATFTATTTTQNPPTVTSTAASISPNTTSCFDSGHENGSFSFPNLVQPPTNESQELHQLLINFNPTTTTSTISSTITSAIGINPNSTFSEVAGFIGQQHIQQGHHHHLVPAPTNHTSIGAPSTTAFDRFQHQHHQQQHQAQTPEQQLQKQNLPQLRASQTSPILSPTTQSQTPRSRKRKNHQKKIVRHVTADNLSADSWAWRKYGQKPIKGSPYPRNYYRCSSCKGCAARKQVERSTTEPNSFIVTYTGEHKHAKPVHRNSLAGSTRTKPSPTRLPEANETVSGIKENACSSTSELSTTSLKSGTPENEETVAAGEPDFPEMEIDPDALSDNDYDLLIPNTGAMSDAVLLGLTNGAETKISDPNSESGLTQSKSDPSSNPL